Below is a genomic region from Ascaphus truei isolate aAscTru1 chromosome 8, aAscTru1.hap1, whole genome shotgun sequence.
CACAGATCATGTTGTTGGTGATCTCCCCTGGGTAGGCATTGTTGCACTGGGTAGTAGTCAGGATGGGAGCATTCACACACATCAGGAGGTCTGGGTAATTACCTACAGAGAGGGAAGAAAAATACAGGTCATAAACACAGTGACAAGAACCATGAGATTTTGACTGAAAAAGTCCACGATGAGGGACCACTAACCAAGGTAAGGAAAAGAAATGCAAACATAATGTTTCTACTGGAAGTTTGTTTGTTCTTCTTCATTGTCTCTGCCTGTCAGCATGTGCGTCTTTTGACCAATAGGTGGAGTCTGTTTTTCTATTTAGATATGATTATAAAAGGAGCATTAAAAGAGGACATGTATTCCTAATTCAAAAGACAGAACTAGCCCCTACTGACACAAAGGAATCGGGTCTTTGTTAGCAGGTACTGTAGTTCAGAATATGACATTCTACAGTGCCTGCGCATAATAAAGGCACCAAACATGAGTCATGTGGCAGAACAGGAAATACACGTTCTCTGCTGCTGGTTTCCTCTTAACTATTGGGAATTGCTCCAATTCCAACAAGACATTCCAACAATAGCAGATGTCCATTTGTTCTAGTGCACATATGATGCAGTATACCAATGTACACTAGTTATGATACTGTAGCAGCTGCAGCAACTGTGGATGACAGTACCTAGAATAGAATCACAGCCTGGCCATGGCTTAAAGGTGTGAGGTGTGAGGTAAATCCCTGCATTTGGCGTTGGACACGAACACAAAGACCATTTGGATCAACATAAGTATATTATATTCTTATAAGGTTGTGATTCTAATATACATTAGGGATTGTCCCAGTAGGTACAGGTCTAATAATTGAATATATCAGAAGTATTCCTCAAAAATGTATTGGCACTATTTATGGTGGGTGTTCTGTTGACTCACTTCCACTGCTGAGTGTGTTCCCCCAGCCAGAGATCAGGCAGCTGGTGCCAGCGCTTGCACAGCCAGTGGGAAGAGCCACAGCATTCACATAGGAGTTCAGAGAGGCTGCAGAGGCAAGCTTGATCAGCATGATGTCATTGTCCAGGGTCCTGGAGTTGTAGCTGGCATGTCTGATGACTTTGGCAGAGTTGATGAACTGCTCAGTTCCTTCATTCACAaagatgttgtgttctccaagtCTGACCTGGATACTCCTGCAGGGAAAGTTAGTCCGGTAAGAATGTGAAATAATGACAGAAAACCACGAGTCAGAGATGACTAATTTGGATGCTCCTACAAGGAATTTAGAATAGAATCACCAATCCATGAGCGTTCTGATGTATAGTGAAGTTAGTAATGAATATGTCAGAAATTAAGTGGCGCATGCAGGAAACAGCAGAGTAATATACATAAGGAactgaaataaataataaataatatagcatTTTTTAGCTGATAAATAAAATGCTGCGTTTTGCACTCATTTAACAGCAGTAACATGTTTATAAATATACccaaatatgttttgtttttcaaAATGAGAGAACTATATTTGGTTCAACATTATGATGAACATATATAAGGTAATACATTAATATATGAGACGCTTGGGAAAAGGAGTTATGgagaaaataaatactgtaactaAAACTGGAGCATATACCCACATGACAGTGTGAATCAGCGAGTTTTAATCATCTGAAGTCCTCAATTACTTTAATTGTGATCATAACTTTCAAAGAAAATCAGACAAGCAGTGAACGCCACTTCTACCAAACACGTTACTTACGATTtgtagcagtgagcagcagacacAACCCACAGGTTGTTAATGAGGGATCCTCCGCAGAAATGGTAACCAGAGCTCAGGGACACCTGGAAGGGGACAGAGTTCTTGGCACAGGTGTAACCTCCTACGAtcttatcatcatcatcaatggGGAAAgcagctgggagagagacacgtcCATTAGCAGTTTCCATATACACAGAGATACTGGGGTCGTCACACTGACCGGGGAGCATGTTAAACTGATACAAACGCTTTCCCCCCAATGCAAGAGGGTGCAAGGGAGAAATAACTTGTATGCAATATATTCAGAGCGAGGCGGCTGCTGGTATGTACTGTACACTAAGGCAAAGTTAGCGGTAAGTTCAAAGTATCAAGTACAGGAAGATAATAACAGTGCATATGAAACAGGATGGAAAGGAGAAGGAAATAGCAGCATATTCTCAGTAATAAGACTCACCAGCTGCTCCCAGGAGCGCACAGATCAGCAGGAACTTCATGGTAGATATTGGGGTTTGATGTGTTTCTATTGAGAAATGGCAGTAATTTATACTCTGAGAATCACTTTATCTAAAACCTCGTGTTACAGCATGGAAACATTGTTCACTTAATGTACACGTGAGCCGCGGTGGGCCTGCTGTTACCTTATCAGTGACCTTCCTGTGCCACCTATTTTGGTAATACAAATAATGTAGAAATGTAGAAATtgataacatatacagtatgaaacAACTTACCCATCTAGACTGTATTTGACAAAAAAGCATGTGCAATATTTAATTGAATGACTAAAATGCATTAAAACTGGGAAGGAAATACTTTGGAGTATATTAAAATGATGTAGTATTAATTGTCCACATTTGTTATATATTACTGGTAGTATCGTTTCTtatcatttatattttattgtgatTTAACATACAAACACTACAGCATAAACAAATAATGAAAGATCATGTCAATTATATATTCAATATGTAGTATATtacaaaaaagtatatttaaaataatatgtataaaataaaatatatagtaagaaGAACATTAGTACATAAAGGAACATTAGTATATGGCATGCATAAAGGAACATTAGTATAGTGCATGCATAAAGGAGCATTAGTATATGGCATGCATAAAGGAACATTAGTATAGTGCATGCATAAAGGAACATTAGTATACGGTATGCATAAAGGAACATCAGTACATGATATGCGTTAAAGAACATTAGTTTATGGCTGTGACGATagggggtagccggccttcataataaaggtgaagcatacaggacacctacaagctcatattgaacccccaaaataaccacaacatatatataagcatataagtgtcacagaggagtgctactgagcatggcaatatatatttaaaaccagatgttttacaattcttgttcagctggtcttagctgattggagggtggcaacctcctacctacagtaattgaagctcaccccctcccccatttaaatggttaaaagctccatatcatctcccactctcaggggaacttgcttgcttgctgtatgattgtgacaaatctaatacagagtgcttttcctggtaatgtacaggttaataagagcttcaatcagacttagaactatgcaactaattttgacagatttattataaatcattctcctggtaatgcacaggttattaagaatttatattagtgttagggaccgttgagatgtggtctgccgtgtagtgcctcaggggcttacaacactttggccaaaatgttaaactaaaagaccatattatttaatagatatctatacatgtatatttaggcactgtaccgtgtgtaagtttcactggatgtgcactgagctctgtctgtgtttcatgttctgtttctggttttaaataataaaggtgaagcccagctggctgcccctaaaaacTGTGTGTAATGGGTTATTTGTGTCAGCTCTTGGGATCAGTAAAGTGTGTTAATGTATACCCCTGTAACCATGTTCCCTTAAACTGTCCCCTGTGGGTTTATAAGCTAGGCATGTCCATATTAATGTCATGCACCTATCTCGGATGAGAAGACGTCTCTGAAAGATACAGTTAACTCCTCGTATCTTTAAACTCGTAGCTGTTAaacgcaggcctgcacaactccagtcctcgagggccgcaaacaggccaggttgtcaggatatccctacttcagcacagctggcttaattagtggctcagtctgactgagccattaattgacccagctgtgctgaagtagggatatcctgaaaatctggcctgtttgcggccctcgaggactggagttgtgcaggcctgtaggGTCCCGCTGCACAATATGCTACAGAGCCATGTCCTAAAGAGCGGCGCTGCACAATGTATTACAGAGCCATGTCCTAAAGGTCCCCGCTGCACAATCTGTTACAGAGCCATGTCCTAAAGGGCGGCGCTGCACAATGTGTTACAGAGCCATGTCCTAAAGGGCCCCGCTGCACAATGTGTTACAGAGCCATGTCCTAAAGGGCGGCGCTGCACAATGTGTTACAGAGCCATGTCCTAAAGGACCCCGCTGCACAATGTGTTACAGAGCCATGTCCTAAAGGGTGGTGCTGCACAATGTGTTACAGAGCCATGTCCTAAAGGGCGGCGCTGCACAATCTGTTACAGAGCCATGTCCTAAAGGGCGGCGCTGCACAATGTGTTACAGTGCCATGTCCTAAAGGGCGGCGCTGCACAATGTGTTACAGAGCCATGTCCTAAAGGGCGGTGCTGCACAATCTGTTACAGAGCCATGTCCTAAAGGGCGGCGCTGCACAATGTGTTACAGAGCCATGTCCTAAAGGGCCGCGCTGCACAATGTGTTACAGAGCCATGTCCTAAAGGGCCACGCTGCACAATGTGTTACAGAGCCATGTCCTAAAGGGCCGCGCTGCACAGTCTGTTACAGAGCTATGTCCTAAAGGGCGGCGCTGCACAATGTGTTACAGAGCCATGTCCTAAAGGACCCCGCTGCACAATGTGTTACAGAGCCATGTCCTAAAGGGCCGCGCTGCACAATGTGTTACAGAGCCATGTCCTAAAGGGCGGCGCTGCACAATGTGTTACAGAGCCATGTCCTAAAGGGCGGCGCTGCACAATGTGTTACAGAGCCATGTCCTAAAGGGCCGCGCTGCACAATGTGTTACAGAGCCATGTCCTAAAGAGCCGCGCTGCACAATGTGTTACAGAGCCATGTCCTAAAGGGCCCCGCTGCACAATGTGTTACAGAGCCATGTCCTAAAGGGCCCCGCTGCACAATGTGTTACAGAGCCATGTCCTAAAGGGCCCCGCTGCACAGTGTGTTACAGAGCCATGTCCTAAAGGGCCGCGCTGCACAGTCTGTTACAGAGCCATGTCCTAAAGAGCCGCGCTGCACAATGTGTTACAGAGCCATGTCCTAAAGGGCCCCGCTGCACAGTGTGTTACAGAGCCATGTCCTAAAGAGCCGCGCTGCACAATGTGTTACAGAGCCATGTCCTAAAGGGCCGCGCTGCACAGTCTGTTACAGAGCCATGTCCTAAAGAGCCGCGCTGCACAATGTGTTACAGAGCCATGTCCTAAAGGGCGGCGCTGCACAATGTGTTACAGAGCCATGTCCTAAAGGACGGCGCTGCACAATGTGTTACAGAGCCATGTCCTAAAGGGATTTTTAAAATGTGACAGAAATACAAGTAGGACATGGAAAtgatttgtataaaaaaaaattgtttatttttaataactgATTATTTATTTCAAATTTATTTCACGTGGATTTAAAAAATAATGAATTTGGAAGGGATACAGAAAATAAGGAAGGGGGAAGGGTAGAATGGAACTGGTACATATATCGGTACATTCAGGTTTTCCATTATAATATTGAGTGCAACAAGAGGAATCTTCTTTATTCTTTAACCTTTTGGATAATTTTTGTGTGTTTCCAATTATACAAACTATTTCAGATTATCTGTGTATACATATGAACTCAGTACACATAGACACGTGCTGTTATGTTTAATTTTTCAAAGGAAAAACTCAGCCACCAAAGACATTTAGGCCCCAGATACATCACATTCTGAAAGAGGAATTCATATTtcaagggaaaaaaacaaaaaaaaagtgcgCCCAGAATCTAAATATTTAGATTGCAAATAATTTACTGATGACAGACATATACATTGAACCAGATAACAAacacagtaaaaaaacacacaatatccAAATCACAAGATTGAACAATGTATCTGCTTGTAACCAGATACCAAACCCTTGGTgtgtaataaaatacaaataccatTTGATTGAACAAAGTTTGGAGCAAATGATAGCCTTAAACTAAATTGTTTGCAATCTAAATATTTGGATTCTGtgtgctcttttttttttgctttttttctcTGTATAACCCCACAAACGTGTCTGTCTATAATCCAGAGCCGGGTATGTTTCCAGGGGTTAATACATATGTTATGTATAATTATTTGCTCTACTCTTTATATAATTAATTCACATTAATAACGGATTAATATATAATACGTATTTATTTAAATAATCCTTTTTCACTTGTGATTGCATTTTATTCCCTAGAAATGCATATCCCCTTTTATGTACTTATATAACACTTAATAtagtagttatatttatatatacacatttattatttagGGTATCCATCCCTTTGTATTTACATGTTATTAATATTACTAACACACTTCACAACTTTTTTAGAATTAATATCTCAGCctgaaaaaaaaacccatacattactaatacacaaatATGTTGGTATACATCAACATTTTCATTTTTACAAATGTTGTGCactgttacatagttgcatagtagatgaggatgaaagaagacataagtccatcaagttcaacctatgctaaattaagaTGACAGAGTTTATCCTAAATTTTTACTTATAGTATATAAatcccagaggaaggcaaacaaaaaaccccagtgaaatatcatctaatgatatctcataagggaataaataaaatccttcctgactccacatattggcaatcagattactccctggatcaacattttcCCCATGTTAACTCACTTGGCCTGTCCCTGTATACCAatctttcttttttcatttttatggagtgatgcccaaaactgcactccatattcaaggtgtggtcttactaaagctttatagaggggcataactatatttacttcctttccatccattgcattttaatgcaagataagatattgtttgcctttgcagctactgcctgactttAGGCACTTTTGCTGAGCTCTGCACATATGAAAAAGAGACACAAGAGGGTTAGAATGTTCTGTACACATGGAGAGAGTTTATGTAGAAGAATCCAGATGTACACAAAATAACGTAAATAATACTATGATTTTATTACATCATGAAATAAAGTGACAGAATTTCAGTTCAATAGCCGTATTGACTTGTATTGACACTTTTGAGAATAACATTCCTGTGACAGGTTTTAaggacagtacagtatgtgactgGTGGAGTGTTTGAGCTGTTATtagtttttcttcttttgtttctTTCAAGTTCTATGTGTTTATACCAAGCTTCATGTCATTCTCTCCCATTTCCACTCCGCTATCTAACAAAGAAACATACTTACACAATATTATCCTGTATACTATATGcacatttaattaattatttattatttatatatttaaatgttcaTGTTTACTGGCATTTTTTTATGTCCCTTTGTTGCTGCCTGATATGAGAGAAAGAACCCATTCACTCCAACTCCACATTTTACtgagtactgtacagtagttaggAGGAAATTAAAGTGATCTGGGGAAGTCTCCTGCTCAGTCTCAGATTACCCTCAGATGCTTCTCTTACCCCCTTACTGGCTACTTATGAAACACCTAATTTCTTCCAACCTTTTTACATTATATATTCATTGAACTCCactcttagattgtaaattctttgtcacagggactccttttcctaatgttacttttatatctgaagccctaattcccattatgtgttataatttTATGTCATGTATTACTGCtctgaagcgctatgtgcatggatagtgctatataaataaagatatacttaaATATTCCGTCCAAATGGACCTTTTCAATATTAAAACCTTTCATATCTGACAGCATTGCCAAATTTACATCTCTACCTAGGGGATTTCTTTCAAGTGTACCCCTACAAATATTTACTGTAAGAGTCAGCCAGAAACATACCATCTCCTGGCTTTCTAATAAATATCATATTAATGTAAATAATTGTACTAATGATAGAAACAGTTTCTTTAAGTAGCCAAAAACTCCAAATCCACCTCCAACTTGAATGAAAGCCCTGTATAATGTAACAGGAATACAACCTATTGACATATAAAAGTGCTCTGTAGTCCTGTTATTTTTCAGAATATCCgctttatatattaatattacacaGTATAGAAAATTAGGATATTACTTTAGTAGAGAACAGAAAACCCCATTTATTAATGCTCAATTATAAAGTCGTGGAATACAATGTTACCGTGTGCTAACTGAGCTGCTCTGTCATGTACATCTTTAGAGGAAGGAATCAACGGCGTGTTAGGCAGTCAGCAGATTACTGTTTTGTGCTAATAAACTTTCTCAATGCACAAAGTTAAGACGGTGACGGGGTTTTATACATAGGTTGTTACTAATGTATCATGGAATTCCTATATTATACACTTGAGACTGATAACCTAAGTTACAGTTACTGTAACTACTTAACAGGTCAGAAATACAGTAAGCTGAACATCTTCAGTAAGACTCATACACCAGTTACTGAGTTTAACCTTTTATTCAAGCCTCATTCAATACAAAGCTCTGTAGTAGTAATAGTAGTAACCAGTAGTAACCAGTGAGAGTAAGAGATGAAAAAACACAAGTATGGTATCTGAGAAGAAAGAGGGTGAATCTGATGAAAGGTTTTAGTTGGAAGACATGGTGCTCTGGATCCAGGACACGTAGTTACAGACTTTGGTGTACACCCCGGGATAGTTCCTCTGTGCACAGCCGTAGCCCCATGAGACGACCCCCTGAAGCTCACCGTTACATACCACGGGTCCACCAGAGTCACCCTGATGAGAATAGAGACAGATTGTTACAGGTCAAGAAAACATCAAACATCTTCACAGAGAAGCCTTTTACTGAACAGAATAAGAACAAAGAGCCAAAGTTGAGTAGACCAATAACATCGTTGGGGCTCAGGTATGAACCTCATAAACAATCTGAGAACTGGCGTACTATGGGTTTTtcaaagagagacagagacttgCTAGTTATTAGGTAGCAGTGAGAGccagagaggacagaggagaggatACATTACCTGGCAGGAATCCTTGCCACCTTCAACGTAGCCCACACAGATCATGTTGTTGGTGATCTCCCCTGGGTAGGCATTGTTGCACTGGGTAGTAGTCAGGATGGGAGCATTCACACACATCAGGAGATCTGGGTAATTACCTACAAACACAAGAAGGATTAAGTCAAACATATTGTAATAAATACGTTCCCTTAAAGTGAAAGGAACCCTTTTGAGAGTGTGTCATTCAAGAGGGTCTTTTCTATATAGCGGGATTCCCTCACACAAGGTAATGGGGAAATGTTCTTTAAAGGAGTGGGCTTTTTTCCAGGATAAATCTTCCATAGAGTAGACTGTTGATGGAAGGAATATAGTGTTTGGTGAGGCTGGCATTCTTATTACAGGGATTCCCAATAGAATGGAATATTGAGCATGTAAGAAGATATACTTTTAAGAAGATTGTCCCCCTTACATGGGACCGATTGGGCTGAAAAGTAACCTGCTTATAACAGGGCACCTGTCAGAGCAGGTTTTTATAATGAGATGTTCTGTTGACTCACTTCCACTGCTGAGTGTGTTCCCCCAGCCAGAGATCAGGCAGCTGGTGCCAGCGCTTGCACAGCCAGTGGGAAGAGCCACAGCATTCACATAGGAGTTCAGAGAGGCTGCAGAGGCAAGCTTGACCAGCATGATGTCATTGTCCAGGGTCCTGGAGTTGTAGCTTGCATGTCTGATGACTTTGGCAGAGTTGATGAACTGCTCAGTTCCTTCATTCAAAAAAATGTTGTGTTCTCCAAGTCTGACCTGGATACTCCTACAAGCAAGATTAGTAGGGTAATCTGAAAGGGCAGTGACTCACACAGGACCTACAGCATGAGGTTTTAATCAGTCGTTACACTatcatttcatctatgaagaacttgAATGTTGCCCGCTAAAATATATCATAGACTTAACCTGCATTTAATTTCTCTCGGGCCAATGCGgttactagaactttgaactacaaACAGGGAACTAAAGACTTAAGCAAAAAAGATATGAGACACATAACAAGGTGTTTTTATCATTAATGCTGGAATTACTTGTGATGATGATTGGCTAATTCTATGGGCCACAGTGGGTGATATAAAAGATATAttaaatacccttatacaaccCTCATTACTTACGATTtgtagcagtgagcagcagacacAACCCACAGGTTGTTAATCAAGGACCCTCCACAGAAATGGTAACCAGAGTTCAGGGACACCTGGAAGGGGACAGAGTTCTTGGCACAGGTGTAACCTCCCACGATCTTATCATCATCGTCAATGGGGAAAGCAGCTGGGAGAGAAATGGACAACCATTACTGCTGTTCATCGTGAGGGAACACAAGATCCACTGTATTCCCTACACTGGGAGAGCAAGGAATAATTCTGCATCTTAAACAGAGAGAAAAGCAGAGCAAGAAATAAATGTGCTATTTATAGAAGTGCGGAGTAAAGTAAAAGATAGATGTTTATCCTATACCAAGAGAATATTGATGTGTGGAgatagattaaaaataaatatacctcCTACACAAAGGAGAGCAGCAGTGGGATAGGTATCAAAGATACAGTATTCTGAGAACAGTTTGACAGACAGGTTATAGAGAAGTTTGCAGAGAAAGTTGTATAgttagaggaggagggagagatagctgtgcatga
It encodes:
- the LOC142501643 gene encoding trypsin-like, which translates into the protein MKFLLICALLGAAAAFPIDDDDKIVGGYTCAKNSVPFQVSLSSGYHFCGGSLINNLWVVSAAHCYKSSIQVRLGEHNIFVNEGTEQFINSAKVIRHASYNSRTLDNDIMLIKLASAASLNSYVNAVALPTGCASAGTSCLISGWGNTLSSGSNYPDLLMCVNAPILTTTQCNNAYPGEITNNMICVGYVEGGKDSCQGDSGGPVVCNGQLQGVVSWGYGCAQRNYPGVYTKVCNYVSWIQSTMSSN
- the LOC142501645 gene encoding trypsin-like; this translates as MKFLLICVLLGAAAAFPIDDDDKIVGGYTCAKNSVPFQVSLNSGYHFCGGSLINNLWVVSAAHCYKSSIQVRLGEHNIFLNEGTEQFINSAKVIRHASYNSRTLDNDIMLVKLASAASLNSYVNAVALPTGCASAGTSCLISGWGNTLSSGSNYPDLLMCVNAPILTTTQCNNAYPGEITNNMICVGYVEGGKDSCQGDSGGPVVCNGELQGVVSWGYGCAQRNYPGVYTKVCNYVSWIQSTMSSN